Proteins encoded together in one Telopea speciosissima isolate NSW1024214 ecotype Mountain lineage chromosome 6, Tspe_v1, whole genome shotgun sequence window:
- the LOC122663596 gene encoding DUF21 domain-containing protein At2g14520-like isoform X5 — MAANDVPCCKPMFWVYLIICAGLVTFAGLMSGLTLGLMSISKVDLEVLVNAGQPQDRKNAVKILPVVKNQHLLLCTLLICNALAMEALPIFLDAILPAWGAILISVTLILAFGEIIPQAICSRYGLSVGAKLVGFVRVLMFVVFPISYPISKLLDWILGKGHFVLFRRAELKSLVNLHAHEAGKGGELTHDETTIIAGALDLTQKTAKDAMTPVSKTFSLDINSKLDMDTLGLIMTKGHSRVPIYSGRSTNIIGLILVKNLITCRPEDETIVRNVTIRKIPRVLENMPLYEILNEFQKGHSHMAVVVKDQNEAKLTVENARGKPGMLEKKMKPNKNQIEVEEKGNDSHSNLDKQLNPAAQASPLGSDVTNTWSPTLISITGQEEKYKQLRKREHSGESILNVDSDLPSYASEDEVIGIITMEDVIEELLQEEILDETDGFVEVHDKIRINMLPPRRSSPRSPGTASVSHHPWRTPVASPLSPYHHTSILRSPVSRYFQAPGPLPTLSSSPGKCSPNSPAKLTSLGQKSPASHQQVSRKPYEKLRKFDNV; from the exons ATGGCTGCCAACGACGTGCCGTGCTGCAAGCCCATGTTCTGGGTGTACCTCATCATCTGTGCAGGCCTCGTCACCTTCGCTGGTCTCATGTCCGGTCTCACTCTTGGACTCATGTCCATCAGCAAAGTCGACCTCGAGGTCCTCGTCAATGCTGGTCAGCCCCAAGACCGCAAGAATGCTG TTAAGATTCTACCTGTTGTGAAGAACCAACACCTACTCCTCTGCACACTCCTCATTTGCAATGCCTTGGCAATGGAG GCATTGCCAATTTTCCTCGATGCTATTCTTCCAGCTTGGGGTGCCATATTGATATCCGTCACCCTTATACTTGCATTTGGAGAG ATCATCCCTCAAGCTATTTGTTCACGATATGGATTGAGTGTTGGGGCAAAACTGGTTGGGTTTGTTCGAGTGCTTATGTTCGTTGTCTTCCCCATATCCTATCCCATCAGTAAG TTATTGGATTGGATCCTAGGGAAGGGGCACTTTGTGCTTTTCAGACGGGCAGAGTTGAAATCATTGGTCAATTTGCATGCGCATGAG GCAGGGAAAGGTGGAGAGTTGACCCATGACGAAACTACGATTATTGCGGGAGCCTTAGATCTGACACAGAAGACTGCTAAAGATGCAATGACGCCCGTATCgaaaactttttcccttgaTATAAATTCTAAACTTGACAT ggatACATTGGGTTTAATAATGACCAAAGGGCATAGTCGTGTACCTATCTACTCTGGAAGGTCAACAAATATCATAGGCCTTATTTTG GTTAAAAATTTGATCACCTGCCGCCCTGAAGATGAAACCATCGTTAGAAATGTAACTATAAGGAAAATCCCAAG GGTCCTTGAAAATATGCCACTTTATGAGATACTGAATGAATTCCAGAAGGGTCATAGCCATATGGCTGTTGTTGTAAAGGACCAGAATGAAGCTAAGTTAACTGTGGAAAATGCAAGAGGCAAGCCTGGGATGTTAGAGAAAAAGatgaaaccaaataaaaatcaaatagaagTGGAGGAAAAAG GAAATGATTCCCATTCAAATCTAGACAAGCAGCTGAATCCTGCTGCACAGGCATCCCCTTTGGGTTCTGATGTCACCAACACTTGGAGCCCTACACTAATAAGTATCACGGGGCAAGAAGAAAAGTACAAACAATTGAGGAAAAGGGAGCATAGTGGTGAAAGTATTCTCAATGTAGATTCAGATCTTCCTAGCTATGCATCGGAGGATGAAGTCATTGGTATCATAACAATGGAGGATGTTATTGAGGAATTACTACAG GAAGAAATACTTGATGAAACTGATGGGTTTGTTGAGGTACACGACAA GATAAGAATAAATATGCTACCCCCAAGAAGATCATCACCAAGGTCTCCCGGAACAGCATCTGTTTCTCATCATCCATGGAGAACTCCAGTGGCTTCTCCACTTTCTCCGTATCATCATACTTCTATACTGCGTTCACCTGTTTCCCGATATTTTCAGGCACCTGGACCATTGCCAACTCTATCTAGCTCTCCTGGAAAATGTTCACCGAATTCTCCAGCAAAACTTACAAGCCTCGGACAAAAGTCACCAGCCTCACATCAA CAGGTCTCAAGAAAACCATATGAGAAGTTACGAAAGTTTGATAATGTATAG
- the LOC122663596 gene encoding DUF21 domain-containing protein At2g14520-like isoform X2, translating to MAANDVPCCKPMFWVYLIICAGLVTFAGLMSGLTLGLMSISKVDLEVLVNAGQPQDRKNAVKILPVVKNQHLLLCTLLICNALAMEALPIFLDAILPAWGAILISVTLILAFGEIIPQAICSRYGLSVGAKLVGFVRVLMFVVFPISYPISKLLDWILGKGHFVLFRRAELKSLVNLHAHEAGKGGELTHDETTIIAGALDLTQKTAKDAMTPVSKTFSLDINSKLDMDTLGLIMTKGHSRVPIYSGRSTNIIGLILVKNLITCRPEDETIVRNVTIRKIPRVLENMPLYEILNEFQKGHSHMAVVVKDQNEAKLTVENARGKPGMLEKKMKPNKNQIEVEEKGNDSHSNLDKQLNPAAQASPLGSDVTNTWSPTLISITGQEEKYKQLRKREHSGESILNVDSDLPSYASEDEVIGIITMEDVIEELLQEEILDETDGFVEVHDKIRINMLPPRRSSPRHLDHCQLYLALLENVHRILQQNLQASDKSHQPHIKSQENHMRSYESLIMYRGLQFFDRIVQCIYFLITFLDMNAEFLSVSGEFAPKLAKSFGLVFVNYHGPLLFIVLFHVTQVQLPNTIKM from the exons ATGGCTGCCAACGACGTGCCGTGCTGCAAGCCCATGTTCTGGGTGTACCTCATCATCTGTGCAGGCCTCGTCACCTTCGCTGGTCTCATGTCCGGTCTCACTCTTGGACTCATGTCCATCAGCAAAGTCGACCTCGAGGTCCTCGTCAATGCTGGTCAGCCCCAAGACCGCAAGAATGCTG TTAAGATTCTACCTGTTGTGAAGAACCAACACCTACTCCTCTGCACACTCCTCATTTGCAATGCCTTGGCAATGGAG GCATTGCCAATTTTCCTCGATGCTATTCTTCCAGCTTGGGGTGCCATATTGATATCCGTCACCCTTATACTTGCATTTGGAGAG ATCATCCCTCAAGCTATTTGTTCACGATATGGATTGAGTGTTGGGGCAAAACTGGTTGGGTTTGTTCGAGTGCTTATGTTCGTTGTCTTCCCCATATCCTATCCCATCAGTAAG TTATTGGATTGGATCCTAGGGAAGGGGCACTTTGTGCTTTTCAGACGGGCAGAGTTGAAATCATTGGTCAATTTGCATGCGCATGAG GCAGGGAAAGGTGGAGAGTTGACCCATGACGAAACTACGATTATTGCGGGAGCCTTAGATCTGACACAGAAGACTGCTAAAGATGCAATGACGCCCGTATCgaaaactttttcccttgaTATAAATTCTAAACTTGACAT ggatACATTGGGTTTAATAATGACCAAAGGGCATAGTCGTGTACCTATCTACTCTGGAAGGTCAACAAATATCATAGGCCTTATTTTG GTTAAAAATTTGATCACCTGCCGCCCTGAAGATGAAACCATCGTTAGAAATGTAACTATAAGGAAAATCCCAAG GGTCCTTGAAAATATGCCACTTTATGAGATACTGAATGAATTCCAGAAGGGTCATAGCCATATGGCTGTTGTTGTAAAGGACCAGAATGAAGCTAAGTTAACTGTGGAAAATGCAAGAGGCAAGCCTGGGATGTTAGAGAAAAAGatgaaaccaaataaaaatcaaatagaagTGGAGGAAAAAG GAAATGATTCCCATTCAAATCTAGACAAGCAGCTGAATCCTGCTGCACAGGCATCCCCTTTGGGTTCTGATGTCACCAACACTTGGAGCCCTACACTAATAAGTATCACGGGGCAAGAAGAAAAGTACAAACAATTGAGGAAAAGGGAGCATAGTGGTGAAAGTATTCTCAATGTAGATTCAGATCTTCCTAGCTATGCATCGGAGGATGAAGTCATTGGTATCATAACAATGGAGGATGTTATTGAGGAATTACTACAG GAAGAAATACTTGATGAAACTGATGGGTTTGTTGAGGTACACGACAA GATAAGAATAAATATGCTACCCCCAAGAAGATCATCACCAAG GCACCTGGACCATTGCCAACTCTATCTAGCTCTCCTGGAAAATGTTCACCGAATTCTCCAGCAAAACTTACAAGCCTCGGACAAAAGTCACCAGCCTCACATCAA GTCTCAAGAAAACCATATGAGAAGTTACGAAAGTTTGATAATGTATAGGGGGCTCCAATTCTTTGACAGGATAGTGCAATGCATATATTTTCTAATAACTTTCTTGGACATGAATGCTGAGTTTTTATCAGTATCAGGCGAGTTTGCACCTAAATTAGCCAAATCATTTGGATTAGTGTTTGTAAACTACCATGGTCCGCTGTTATTTATTGTATTGTTTCATGTTACACAAGTGCAGCTCCCAAACACTATTAAAATGTAA
- the LOC122663596 gene encoding DUF21 domain-containing protein At2g14520-like isoform X3 translates to MAANDVPCCKPMFWVYLIICAGLVTFAGLMSGLTLGLMSISKVDLEVLVNAGQPQDRKNAVKILPVVKNQHLLLCTLLICNALAMEALPIFLDAILPAWGAILISVTLILAFGEIIPQAICSRYGLSVGAKLVGFVRVLMFVVFPISYPISKLLDWILGKGHFVLFRRAELKSLVNLHAHEAGKGGELTHDETTIIAGALDLTQKTAKDAMTPVSKTFSLDINSKLDMDTLGLIMTKGHSRVPIYSGRSTNIIGLILVKNLITCRPEDETIVRNVTIRKIPRVLENMPLYEILNEFQKGHSHMAVVVKDQNEAKLTVENARGKPGMLEKKMKPNKNQIEVEEKGNDSHSNLDKQLNPAAQASPLGSDVTNTWSPTLISITGQEEKYKQLRKREHSGESILNVDSDLPSYASEDEVIGIITMEDVIEELLQEEILDETDGFVEVHDKHLDHCQLYLALLENVHRILQQNLQASDKSHQPHINRSQENHMRSYESLIMYRGLQFFDRIVQCIYFLITFLDMNAEFLSVSGEFAPKLAKSFGLVFVNYHGPLLFIVLFHVTQVQLPNTIKM, encoded by the exons ATGGCTGCCAACGACGTGCCGTGCTGCAAGCCCATGTTCTGGGTGTACCTCATCATCTGTGCAGGCCTCGTCACCTTCGCTGGTCTCATGTCCGGTCTCACTCTTGGACTCATGTCCATCAGCAAAGTCGACCTCGAGGTCCTCGTCAATGCTGGTCAGCCCCAAGACCGCAAGAATGCTG TTAAGATTCTACCTGTTGTGAAGAACCAACACCTACTCCTCTGCACACTCCTCATTTGCAATGCCTTGGCAATGGAG GCATTGCCAATTTTCCTCGATGCTATTCTTCCAGCTTGGGGTGCCATATTGATATCCGTCACCCTTATACTTGCATTTGGAGAG ATCATCCCTCAAGCTATTTGTTCACGATATGGATTGAGTGTTGGGGCAAAACTGGTTGGGTTTGTTCGAGTGCTTATGTTCGTTGTCTTCCCCATATCCTATCCCATCAGTAAG TTATTGGATTGGATCCTAGGGAAGGGGCACTTTGTGCTTTTCAGACGGGCAGAGTTGAAATCATTGGTCAATTTGCATGCGCATGAG GCAGGGAAAGGTGGAGAGTTGACCCATGACGAAACTACGATTATTGCGGGAGCCTTAGATCTGACACAGAAGACTGCTAAAGATGCAATGACGCCCGTATCgaaaactttttcccttgaTATAAATTCTAAACTTGACAT ggatACATTGGGTTTAATAATGACCAAAGGGCATAGTCGTGTACCTATCTACTCTGGAAGGTCAACAAATATCATAGGCCTTATTTTG GTTAAAAATTTGATCACCTGCCGCCCTGAAGATGAAACCATCGTTAGAAATGTAACTATAAGGAAAATCCCAAG GGTCCTTGAAAATATGCCACTTTATGAGATACTGAATGAATTCCAGAAGGGTCATAGCCATATGGCTGTTGTTGTAAAGGACCAGAATGAAGCTAAGTTAACTGTGGAAAATGCAAGAGGCAAGCCTGGGATGTTAGAGAAAAAGatgaaaccaaataaaaatcaaatagaagTGGAGGAAAAAG GAAATGATTCCCATTCAAATCTAGACAAGCAGCTGAATCCTGCTGCACAGGCATCCCCTTTGGGTTCTGATGTCACCAACACTTGGAGCCCTACACTAATAAGTATCACGGGGCAAGAAGAAAAGTACAAACAATTGAGGAAAAGGGAGCATAGTGGTGAAAGTATTCTCAATGTAGATTCAGATCTTCCTAGCTATGCATCGGAGGATGAAGTCATTGGTATCATAACAATGGAGGATGTTATTGAGGAATTACTACAG GAAGAAATACTTGATGAAACTGATGGGTTTGTTGAGGTACACGACAA GCACCTGGACCATTGCCAACTCTATCTAGCTCTCCTGGAAAATGTTCACCGAATTCTCCAGCAAAACTTACAAGCCTCGGACAAAAGTCACCAGCCTCACATCAA CAGGTCTCAAGAAAACCATATGAGAAGTTACGAAAGTTTGATAATGTATAGGGGGCTCCAATTCTTTGACAGGATAGTGCAATGCATATATTTTCTAATAACTTTCTTGGACATGAATGCTGAGTTTTTATCAGTATCAGGCGAGTTTGCACCTAAATTAGCCAAATCATTTGGATTAGTGTTTGTAAACTACCATGGTCCGCTGTTATTTATTGTATTGTTTCATGTTACACAAGTGCAGCTCCCAAACACTATTAAAATGTAA
- the LOC122663596 gene encoding DUF21 domain-containing protein At2g14520-like isoform X1 — MAANDVPCCKPMFWVYLIICAGLVTFAGLMSGLTLGLMSISKVDLEVLVNAGQPQDRKNAVKILPVVKNQHLLLCTLLICNALAMEALPIFLDAILPAWGAILISVTLILAFGEIIPQAICSRYGLSVGAKLVGFVRVLMFVVFPISYPISKLLDWILGKGHFVLFRRAELKSLVNLHAHEAGKGGELTHDETTIIAGALDLTQKTAKDAMTPVSKTFSLDINSKLDMDTLGLIMTKGHSRVPIYSGRSTNIIGLILVKNLITCRPEDETIVRNVTIRKIPRVLENMPLYEILNEFQKGHSHMAVVVKDQNEAKLTVENARGKPGMLEKKMKPNKNQIEVEEKGNDSHSNLDKQLNPAAQASPLGSDVTNTWSPTLISITGQEEKYKQLRKREHSGESILNVDSDLPSYASEDEVIGIITMEDVIEELLQEEILDETDGFVEVHDKIRINMLPPRRSSPRHLDHCQLYLALLENVHRILQQNLQASDKSHQPHINRSQENHMRSYESLIMYRGLQFFDRIVQCIYFLITFLDMNAEFLSVSGEFAPKLAKSFGLVFVNYHGPLLFIVLFHVTQVQLPNTIKM, encoded by the exons ATGGCTGCCAACGACGTGCCGTGCTGCAAGCCCATGTTCTGGGTGTACCTCATCATCTGTGCAGGCCTCGTCACCTTCGCTGGTCTCATGTCCGGTCTCACTCTTGGACTCATGTCCATCAGCAAAGTCGACCTCGAGGTCCTCGTCAATGCTGGTCAGCCCCAAGACCGCAAGAATGCTG TTAAGATTCTACCTGTTGTGAAGAACCAACACCTACTCCTCTGCACACTCCTCATTTGCAATGCCTTGGCAATGGAG GCATTGCCAATTTTCCTCGATGCTATTCTTCCAGCTTGGGGTGCCATATTGATATCCGTCACCCTTATACTTGCATTTGGAGAG ATCATCCCTCAAGCTATTTGTTCACGATATGGATTGAGTGTTGGGGCAAAACTGGTTGGGTTTGTTCGAGTGCTTATGTTCGTTGTCTTCCCCATATCCTATCCCATCAGTAAG TTATTGGATTGGATCCTAGGGAAGGGGCACTTTGTGCTTTTCAGACGGGCAGAGTTGAAATCATTGGTCAATTTGCATGCGCATGAG GCAGGGAAAGGTGGAGAGTTGACCCATGACGAAACTACGATTATTGCGGGAGCCTTAGATCTGACACAGAAGACTGCTAAAGATGCAATGACGCCCGTATCgaaaactttttcccttgaTATAAATTCTAAACTTGACAT ggatACATTGGGTTTAATAATGACCAAAGGGCATAGTCGTGTACCTATCTACTCTGGAAGGTCAACAAATATCATAGGCCTTATTTTG GTTAAAAATTTGATCACCTGCCGCCCTGAAGATGAAACCATCGTTAGAAATGTAACTATAAGGAAAATCCCAAG GGTCCTTGAAAATATGCCACTTTATGAGATACTGAATGAATTCCAGAAGGGTCATAGCCATATGGCTGTTGTTGTAAAGGACCAGAATGAAGCTAAGTTAACTGTGGAAAATGCAAGAGGCAAGCCTGGGATGTTAGAGAAAAAGatgaaaccaaataaaaatcaaatagaagTGGAGGAAAAAG GAAATGATTCCCATTCAAATCTAGACAAGCAGCTGAATCCTGCTGCACAGGCATCCCCTTTGGGTTCTGATGTCACCAACACTTGGAGCCCTACACTAATAAGTATCACGGGGCAAGAAGAAAAGTACAAACAATTGAGGAAAAGGGAGCATAGTGGTGAAAGTATTCTCAATGTAGATTCAGATCTTCCTAGCTATGCATCGGAGGATGAAGTCATTGGTATCATAACAATGGAGGATGTTATTGAGGAATTACTACAG GAAGAAATACTTGATGAAACTGATGGGTTTGTTGAGGTACACGACAA GATAAGAATAAATATGCTACCCCCAAGAAGATCATCACCAAG GCACCTGGACCATTGCCAACTCTATCTAGCTCTCCTGGAAAATGTTCACCGAATTCTCCAGCAAAACTTACAAGCCTCGGACAAAAGTCACCAGCCTCACATCAA CAGGTCTCAAGAAAACCATATGAGAAGTTACGAAAGTTTGATAATGTATAGGGGGCTCCAATTCTTTGACAGGATAGTGCAATGCATATATTTTCTAATAACTTTCTTGGACATGAATGCTGAGTTTTTATCAGTATCAGGCGAGTTTGCACCTAAATTAGCCAAATCATTTGGATTAGTGTTTGTAAACTACCATGGTCCGCTGTTATTTATTGTATTGTTTCATGTTACACAAGTGCAGCTCCCAAACACTATTAAAATGTAA
- the LOC122663596 gene encoding DUF21 domain-containing protein At2g14520-like isoform X6, which yields MAANDVPCCKPMFWVYLIICAGLVTFAGLMSGLTLGLMSISKVDLEVLVNAGQPQDRKNAVKILPVVKNQHLLLCTLLICNALAMEALPIFLDAILPAWGAILISVTLILAFGEIIPQAICSRYGLSVGAKLVGFVRVLMFVVFPISYPISKLLDWILGKGHFVLFRRAELKSLVNLHAHEAGKGGELTHDETTIIAGALDLTQKTAKDAMTPVSKTFSLDINSKLDMDTLGLIMTKGHSRVPIYSGRSTNIIGLILVKNLITCRPEDETIVRNVTIRKIPRVLENMPLYEILNEFQKGHSHMAVVVKDQNEAKLTVENARGKPGMLEKKMKPNKNQIEVEEKGNDSHSNLDKQLNPAAQASPLGSDVTNTWSPTLISITGQEEKYKQLRKREHSGESILNVDSDLPSYASEDEVIGIITMEDVIEELLQEEILDETDGFVEVHDKIRINMLPPRRSSPRSPGTASVSHHPWRTPVASPLSPYHHTSILRSPVSRYFQAPGPLPTLSSSPGKCSPNSPAKLTSLGQKSPASHQVSRKPYEKLRKFDNV from the exons ATGGCTGCCAACGACGTGCCGTGCTGCAAGCCCATGTTCTGGGTGTACCTCATCATCTGTGCAGGCCTCGTCACCTTCGCTGGTCTCATGTCCGGTCTCACTCTTGGACTCATGTCCATCAGCAAAGTCGACCTCGAGGTCCTCGTCAATGCTGGTCAGCCCCAAGACCGCAAGAATGCTG TTAAGATTCTACCTGTTGTGAAGAACCAACACCTACTCCTCTGCACACTCCTCATTTGCAATGCCTTGGCAATGGAG GCATTGCCAATTTTCCTCGATGCTATTCTTCCAGCTTGGGGTGCCATATTGATATCCGTCACCCTTATACTTGCATTTGGAGAG ATCATCCCTCAAGCTATTTGTTCACGATATGGATTGAGTGTTGGGGCAAAACTGGTTGGGTTTGTTCGAGTGCTTATGTTCGTTGTCTTCCCCATATCCTATCCCATCAGTAAG TTATTGGATTGGATCCTAGGGAAGGGGCACTTTGTGCTTTTCAGACGGGCAGAGTTGAAATCATTGGTCAATTTGCATGCGCATGAG GCAGGGAAAGGTGGAGAGTTGACCCATGACGAAACTACGATTATTGCGGGAGCCTTAGATCTGACACAGAAGACTGCTAAAGATGCAATGACGCCCGTATCgaaaactttttcccttgaTATAAATTCTAAACTTGACAT ggatACATTGGGTTTAATAATGACCAAAGGGCATAGTCGTGTACCTATCTACTCTGGAAGGTCAACAAATATCATAGGCCTTATTTTG GTTAAAAATTTGATCACCTGCCGCCCTGAAGATGAAACCATCGTTAGAAATGTAACTATAAGGAAAATCCCAAG GGTCCTTGAAAATATGCCACTTTATGAGATACTGAATGAATTCCAGAAGGGTCATAGCCATATGGCTGTTGTTGTAAAGGACCAGAATGAAGCTAAGTTAACTGTGGAAAATGCAAGAGGCAAGCCTGGGATGTTAGAGAAAAAGatgaaaccaaataaaaatcaaatagaagTGGAGGAAAAAG GAAATGATTCCCATTCAAATCTAGACAAGCAGCTGAATCCTGCTGCACAGGCATCCCCTTTGGGTTCTGATGTCACCAACACTTGGAGCCCTACACTAATAAGTATCACGGGGCAAGAAGAAAAGTACAAACAATTGAGGAAAAGGGAGCATAGTGGTGAAAGTATTCTCAATGTAGATTCAGATCTTCCTAGCTATGCATCGGAGGATGAAGTCATTGGTATCATAACAATGGAGGATGTTATTGAGGAATTACTACAG GAAGAAATACTTGATGAAACTGATGGGTTTGTTGAGGTACACGACAA GATAAGAATAAATATGCTACCCCCAAGAAGATCATCACCAAGGTCTCCCGGAACAGCATCTGTTTCTCATCATCCATGGAGAACTCCAGTGGCTTCTCCACTTTCTCCGTATCATCATACTTCTATACTGCGTTCACCTGTTTCCCGATATTTTCAGGCACCTGGACCATTGCCAACTCTATCTAGCTCTCCTGGAAAATGTTCACCGAATTCTCCAGCAAAACTTACAAGCCTCGGACAAAAGTCACCAGCCTCACATCAA GTCTCAAGAAAACCATATGAGAAGTTACGAAAGTTTGATAATGTATAG
- the LOC122663596 gene encoding DUF21 domain-containing protein At2g14520-like isoform X4, whose protein sequence is MAANDVPCCKPMFWVYLIICAGLVTFAGLMSGLTLGLMSISKVDLEVLVNAGQPQDRKNAVKILPVVKNQHLLLCTLLICNALAMEALPIFLDAILPAWGAILISVTLILAFGEIIPQAICSRYGLSVGAKLVGFVRVLMFVVFPISYPISKLLDWILGKGHFVLFRRAELKSLVNLHAHEAGKGGELTHDETTIIAGALDLTQKTAKDAMTPVSKTFSLDINSKLDMDTLGLIMTKGHSRVPIYSGRSTNIIGLILVKNLITCRPEDETIVRNVTIRKIPRVLENMPLYEILNEFQKGHSHMAVVVKDQNEAKLTVENARGKPGMLEKKMKPNKNQIEVEEKGNDSHSNLDKQLNPAAQASPLGSDVTNTWSPTLISITGQEEKYKQLRKREHSGESILNVDSDLPSYASEDEVIGIITMEDVIEELLQEEILDETDGFVEVHDKHLDHCQLYLALLENVHRILQQNLQASDKSHQPHIKSQENHMRSYESLIMYRGLQFFDRIVQCIYFLITFLDMNAEFLSVSGEFAPKLAKSFGLVFVNYHGPLLFIVLFHVTQVQLPNTIKM, encoded by the exons ATGGCTGCCAACGACGTGCCGTGCTGCAAGCCCATGTTCTGGGTGTACCTCATCATCTGTGCAGGCCTCGTCACCTTCGCTGGTCTCATGTCCGGTCTCACTCTTGGACTCATGTCCATCAGCAAAGTCGACCTCGAGGTCCTCGTCAATGCTGGTCAGCCCCAAGACCGCAAGAATGCTG TTAAGATTCTACCTGTTGTGAAGAACCAACACCTACTCCTCTGCACACTCCTCATTTGCAATGCCTTGGCAATGGAG GCATTGCCAATTTTCCTCGATGCTATTCTTCCAGCTTGGGGTGCCATATTGATATCCGTCACCCTTATACTTGCATTTGGAGAG ATCATCCCTCAAGCTATTTGTTCACGATATGGATTGAGTGTTGGGGCAAAACTGGTTGGGTTTGTTCGAGTGCTTATGTTCGTTGTCTTCCCCATATCCTATCCCATCAGTAAG TTATTGGATTGGATCCTAGGGAAGGGGCACTTTGTGCTTTTCAGACGGGCAGAGTTGAAATCATTGGTCAATTTGCATGCGCATGAG GCAGGGAAAGGTGGAGAGTTGACCCATGACGAAACTACGATTATTGCGGGAGCCTTAGATCTGACACAGAAGACTGCTAAAGATGCAATGACGCCCGTATCgaaaactttttcccttgaTATAAATTCTAAACTTGACAT ggatACATTGGGTTTAATAATGACCAAAGGGCATAGTCGTGTACCTATCTACTCTGGAAGGTCAACAAATATCATAGGCCTTATTTTG GTTAAAAATTTGATCACCTGCCGCCCTGAAGATGAAACCATCGTTAGAAATGTAACTATAAGGAAAATCCCAAG GGTCCTTGAAAATATGCCACTTTATGAGATACTGAATGAATTCCAGAAGGGTCATAGCCATATGGCTGTTGTTGTAAAGGACCAGAATGAAGCTAAGTTAACTGTGGAAAATGCAAGAGGCAAGCCTGGGATGTTAGAGAAAAAGatgaaaccaaataaaaatcaaatagaagTGGAGGAAAAAG GAAATGATTCCCATTCAAATCTAGACAAGCAGCTGAATCCTGCTGCACAGGCATCCCCTTTGGGTTCTGATGTCACCAACACTTGGAGCCCTACACTAATAAGTATCACGGGGCAAGAAGAAAAGTACAAACAATTGAGGAAAAGGGAGCATAGTGGTGAAAGTATTCTCAATGTAGATTCAGATCTTCCTAGCTATGCATCGGAGGATGAAGTCATTGGTATCATAACAATGGAGGATGTTATTGAGGAATTACTACAG GAAGAAATACTTGATGAAACTGATGGGTTTGTTGAGGTACACGACAA GCACCTGGACCATTGCCAACTCTATCTAGCTCTCCTGGAAAATGTTCACCGAATTCTCCAGCAAAACTTACAAGCCTCGGACAAAAGTCACCAGCCTCACATCAA GTCTCAAGAAAACCATATGAGAAGTTACGAAAGTTTGATAATGTATAGGGGGCTCCAATTCTTTGACAGGATAGTGCAATGCATATATTTTCTAATAACTTTCTTGGACATGAATGCTGAGTTTTTATCAGTATCAGGCGAGTTTGCACCTAAATTAGCCAAATCATTTGGATTAGTGTTTGTAAACTACCATGGTCCGCTGTTATTTATTGTATTGTTTCATGTTACACAAGTGCAGCTCCCAAACACTATTAAAATGTAA